GGCGATGGCTTCTTTGGGGTCGGTTCGGGTTCCCCGCCGCGCGCGCGCTTTTCCGTGACTTCCTGCTCCAAGTCGTGGAGGGAGCCCATAAGGTTATCGGCCTCGGGGCTTCCCGGATAAAGGCGCATCATGGCGCGGATGGCCTCGCGTCCGATTTCAAACTTGTGAAGGGTGATGGCCATGCGCGCCGTGAGAGACAGCCCTTCGCGGCGGTGGACGCCGCACGTGAGGGCCACCGCTTCGAACATGGCGACGTCGCGCTGGCCGTGCTCGCTGGCATAGATGGCGTGCCTTAAGCGCGAGGTCTCATCTCCCCCGACGGCGGGGTACGACATGCCCGCGACCACGGCGTGGAGGCTTTCTTCGGTCCGCTCGAGGGTGCGCCGCCGCTCCACCACGTCTACCTGAAGTGCCGGGTCGGGCCCTTCGGGAAAGAGATAGTACGTCGTGGTGCGGCCCCTGCGGGACTCGATGGGGTCGTCGGGCTCGAGTTGAAACCCCTTCAACCCATAGAGCGAGAAACGCCGAATGGTGAGCGAGTCGCCGGTGCGGGGAAGGCACATGGCCTTGAGGATCAAGAGAGCGAGTTCTTTGCGCGTGGGCGGCGTTGCGGCGGGCACGGCCGCGAGCGCCGCGTCGAACGTCTCGTAGCTGAGCGTCTCTTCCAGCCGAAGTCCGACGCCCAAGCGCCGCCGCTTCCAGAAAAGCCACAGCTCTTTGCGCGGGCATTCATCGAGCGGCTCGATGATTTCGAGCTCATGGGGCACGGGCATCGCCACATGCAGGACGGCGCGGTCGGTGTGGTTTTCGAGCGGCCCCTCGAGCTTCACCTCGCCCACGTCCTGCGGGACAGCATCGAGATACGGGTGCTCGGGCACGTCGGGAAGGCGCGGCCGTCCCACGTAGAGTGCCACGCCGACGAGGGCCGCGATTGCCACGATCAGCGCAAAGGTAAGCCGGGGGGAGCGAAGGAGCATGCCGAACTCATCATAACACATCGCCGCGGGCGGCGAAGGTATAGGAATTGCGCAGAAAACAGCCCCTATGCGATGGGTGAGATGAGAAATGCACCCAGGAGCACGAAATAGGCCGCGATGCTCGAAAAATCCACCACCGTCATCACAAAAGGTCCCGTTGCGACGGCGGGGTCCGCGCCGAGGCGGTGGAACAGCAGGGGGAAAGCCGCTCCCAGGAGGCCGGCGAGGAGCACGGAAACGCAGAGCGCCGCCCCCACCACGGCGCCCAAAAGCGAGTGCGGTGACTGGAAGAAATAGGTGAACGCTCCAAGAAGCGCGCCGTAGAGGACTCCCATGACGCCGGTCACGCGCAGCTCGCGCCAGAGGACGCGCCCCAGGCGCACGGCCGAAACATGGCCGAGCGCGAGGCCGCGCACCACGATGGTGGCCGACTGCATGCCCACGCTGCCGCCCATGCCTGCGATAATCGGGATGAAGGCGGCGGCGATGGCGACTTGCTCGATGACGCTCTCGAAGCGGCCTATCAGAAAGGAAACCACAATCCCTCCCGCGAACGTCGCCATGAGCCACGGCAGCCGGTGGCGGAGGCTCGCGGCCGTGGAGCTCGTGAGGAGCACGTCCTCCGACGTGCCGGCCATGCGCATGATGTCCTCGGTAGCCTCCTCCTCCACGACGTCCATGATGTCGTCCCCGGTGATGACGCCGAGCAGCGTGTCTTCGCGGTCCACGACGGGAATCGCCATGAGGCCGTACTGGGTGACGAGCTGCGCCGCCTTCTCCTGGTCATCGTGCGCGCCGACCTTGATGACGTCCGCGGACATGATGTCTCCGAGGCGGGCGTTCGGGTCCGCAAGCAGAAGCCCCCGCATCGAGAGCACGCCCCGGAGCCGGCGGTTCTCGTCGGCGACGTAGAGGTAGTACACCATCTCTTCCTCCTCCTTGAGGCCGCGCAGGTGCTCGATGGCGTTGCGGGCGAGCGTTTCGGGGGGAAGGACGACGAACTCGGAAATCATGCGCCGCCCCGCCGAATCGGGCGGATAGCGCAGGAGGCGCTTGATGCGCCGGGCCTGCGCGAGCGAGAGAAGCAAAAAAATCTCGCGCGATCGCTCTTCCGGAAGGATGGAAAAAAGGGACGCGGCGTCGTCGTCCGAGAGGGCGTCCACGAGCACCGCGATTTTTTCCGGGGGGATGTTTTCCAGCAGGTCGCGCTCAACCTCGCGGCTCAGGTAGCTCAGGAGCTCGGCCGCAAGCTCTGTGTCGCTTTCGCAGACGAGGGAAAAAATCCGAAGCCGCTCCTCGTCCGTGAGACGGCCGAAAAGCACCGCCACGTCCGCGACGCGAAGGGCCTTCTTCGGCCATCCCGCCAAAGGGCTGGACGGCGTGCGCCCCAGGATGTGCCGCACCGCGTCGAGGGTAAGAGTTTTTTTCTTCTCCTCAGAATAGGCCATGGCTTCGCGCATTATACCGCAAGTTCCCCCGCCCGGCTCGTCAGGCCGCGCATTGACACCCGTCCGGCTCCCTCCCTATAATGGAAGCCAAGGAGCCTCGATGCCCTCTGTGCTCATTCTCGATTCGGCCGGTGCCGCCCGCGACGTGGTGGCGCTCATGAAGGCGGCCAAGGTGCACGCCGGCGGCTTCGAGTACATGGTGCCCAAGTTCTCGTTTTTCCTCGTCAAGATCAGAAACCTCGAACACCGCGCGGCCAACGTGCTCAAGCAGGAGCTTCTCTCGCTGGGGCACGACGCCGCCGTCTCGATGGACGTGAGCCTGTTTCGGGAAGGCCGGGGGGACGTGGTGTTCGGCGCGACCCGCCGCGCCGTCGAGGCCCTGGCGGAGAAATTGCAGGAGCAGCCGTTCGGGCTGCCCGCGGTCGGCAGGCAGGTGCGCGAGGCCCTGGAGAATTTTTCACGCTCTGCGCCGCACCTTCCCCTCGCCGACGGTCGCAAGGTTCCCCTCGGCGACCGCCCCCTCGTCGCGGGTGTCCTGAACGTCACGCCCGACTCGTTTTCGGACGGCGGGCGCCTCCCAAACGTCGAGGCCGCCGTGGAGCGGGCGCTCGAGATGGCCGAAGAGGGCGCGGACATGATTGACGTGGGGGGCGAGTCGACGCGGCCCGGCGCTTCGGCTGTACCCGAGGACGAAGAGCTGCGCCGCGTCGTGCCCGTCGTCGAAGCGGTCCGCAAGCGCTCTCCCGTCCTTCTTTCGGTGGACACGCGAAAGGCCGCCGTGGCGCGCGCGGCGATCGAGGGCGGGGCCGACGTCCTGAACGACGTGAGCGCCGGCCGGTCCGACGGGGAGATGCTTCCGCTCGCCGCCGGGGCAAAGGCCCCCGTCATCCTGATGCACATGCAGGGGACGCCCGAGACGATGCAGGAGAATCCCTCTTACGATGACGTGCTCTTCGACGTCGCGGAGTTTTTCCGCGAGCGCATCGAGGCCGCCGAGCGGGCCGGCGTGGCGCGCGAGCGCGTCGTGTTGGACCCGGGAATCGGTTTCGGAAAGACCGTCGAGCACAACCTCGTTCTTCTCAACCACGCGCAGGCGTTCCGCTCGCTGGGGCGGCCGCTCATGGTGGGCGTGTCACGGAAATCGTTCCTGGGAAAAATTTTGAAACTTCCCGTCGAGAAGCGGCTCGAAGGCGGGCTCGCGGCCCAGGCGCTCGCGTACCTCAAGGGGGTGCGCATCTTCCGCACCCACGACGTGCGTGCGGCGCGGCGCGTTCTCGACGCCCTGCAAGCCGTCGCAGGGGCCGCCCCCACGGGACTTGTCCCGGGCGAGGACGAGGGAGAGGCCCAGGCCCTCCATGTTTGCTGACGCCCTCCGAACCTTCACCCTGATCGATGCGTTCGACATCCTGCTCGTGGCGTTCATCCTTTACCAGGTGTACCGCTTCGCGCGCGGCACGCGGGCGCTCCCGATGCTCTGGGGCATCGTCGTGCTGGCGCTCCTTTACGTAGGCGCGGAGCAGCTTGGATTTCTGGCCACCAGCCGCATTCTGAAATATCTTCTCCCCATCTTACCTTTTGCCATCGTCGTCATCTTCCAGAGCACCATCCGGCGGGCGCTTGCGGCGGTGGGCGTCAACCCGCTGCGCGCCCTGCTGCAGACCACGCCCTCGACGAAGGTGGACGAGATTGTTCTGGCGGTCATGACGCTCGCGGCGCGCCGGCTGGGCGCTTTTTTCGTCATCGAGCAGGGGCAGGGGCTGCGCACCTACATGGAAACGGGGATCCAGCTCGATGCGCGCCTCTCGTACGACCTTCTCGTGAACATCTTTGCACCCGACACCCCGCTCCATGACGGCGCCATCGTCATTCAGGAGGACAAGGTCGCGGCCGCTTCGTGCTATCTGCCCCTGACGCTCAACCCCACCCTGAGCCGCAAGTTCGGCACCCGGCACCGCGCCGCCATCGGCATCACGGAGGAAACCGACGCCATCGCCATCGTGGTGTCCGAGGAGAGCGGGACGGTCTCGCTTGCGTTCTCGGGAGAAATTTCGGAAAACCTCGACGCCGAGAAGCTCCGCAACCATCTGCGGCGCCTGCTGGGAGAGGAAAAGACCTCATGACGCGCAGCCGCCTCGTTGACAACTGGCCCGTCAAGGCGGCTGCCCTGTGCCTTGCGGTGGTCGTCTGGTTTCACTTCGCCGTGGACGAGGAGGCCGTCGTCGAATACTCCGCCGTGTCTTTGCGGCTTCAAAACATTCCCCTGTACCTGGAAAACGTGGGGGAGCATCCCACCACGGTCTCGGTGCAGGTGGAGGGGCCCGTTTCCACGCTGCGCCAGCTCAGCGAGCAGGACATCGACCTCCGGGTGGACCTTTCGAGGCTCGGGCCGGGACTCCATCAAGTGCCAGTGGACGCAAGCAGCGCGCGCCTTCCCTTCGGCACCCGCATTGTTAAAATCGTTCCCACCATGCTCCCAATCGAATTGGAGGAGACGCTCCAGAAAGTGGTGCCCGTGCGCCCCCGCTTCGTCGGCCATCTTCCGGAGGGATACAACATGGTCAAATGGGAGCTGCATCCCTCGGTCGTGATGGTAATAGGACCCAAGAGCCGACTCCAGGAAGTCGCGGAGCTCTACACCGATCCCATCTTTCTCGACGGCCGCCGGGACAGCGTGGAGAGTGACATCGGAGTCACGGTGCCGAGTCCGGTCGTGCGCCTCGACCCCACGTCGAGGCGCGTGGCCCTGCACCTGCAGGTGGAAGAGGAAAAAATTTCCCGCACCTTTCGCCGCCTTCCCGTCCGCGCCGCCGGTCTGGAGGAAGAACTTTCCGTTCGCTTTCAGCCCGAGACCGTCTCTGCCGCGGTGGAGGGCCCTCGCTCCGTGGTGAAGGCGCTTTCCGAGGAATCACTCCGGGCTTCCGTCGATTTATCCGGGCTGAGCGCCGGAGAGCACACGCTTTCTCCCGTGCTCCAGGGCGAGCCCGCGCCGCCCATCGAGAAACTTCAAGTCGCTTTCTCGCCCGAGTCCGTGCGCGTCCTGATAGGCACGCCGGGGCGCACAAGTCCGTGAGCCGGAAAGAATCCCTCTTCGGAACGGACGGCATCCGGGGCACGCCCCGCGTCTTCCCGCTCGACTCGGGCACGCTGCGCCGCCTGGGTTCTTCCCTGGTCGAATTTTTCCGCGCCAGGGGCGGCCGGGGACGCGTCGTTCTGGGCCGGGACACCCGCGAATCGGGGCCCTGGATCGAGGCCCGACTCCTCGAAGGCATCGTCTCGGCGGGGGGCGCGGCGGAGCGGGCCGGCGTGATTCCGACGCCGGGCGTGGCCTACCTCGCGCGCGCCAAGGGATTCGACGCCGGCATCGTCATATCCGCCTCGCACAACCCCTTCGAGGACAACGGCGTAAAAATTTTCTCCTCCGACGGCTTCAAGCTTTCCGAGGACGCGGAAGCGGAGATCGAGCGCGCCCTGGCGGCCTCCGGGACCGAATCGAAGGGCGAGGACCGGGCGCCGCGGGCGGCCGCCGGGGACCCGGGGCCGGAATCTCCCGCGTTCGTCGAGGCGTACGCGTCGTTCCTGGCCTCGACGTTTTCCGAAAAAACTCCGCGCGCGCTTTCCGTGGTGCTCGACTGCGCCCACGGGGCGGCCGGCGCGGTGGCGCCGCGCGTGTTCTCCGACCTGGGCTTCGAGGTCCACGCGATCGCAAATAACCCCGACGGGCGGAACATCAACGACTCGTGCGGCGCGCTCCATCCCGAAGGGCTCGCCCGCGCCGTCGTCGAAAAGAAGGCGCGCCTCGGCGTGGCCTTCGACGGGGACGCCGACCGCGCCGTCTTCGCGGGCGCCTCGGGGCGCGTATTCGACGGCGACGACGTCCTGTACCTCGCCGCCGCCCGCCGCGACCGCGCCGGGGCGCTCCCCGGCCGCACAGTCGTCGGCACGGTGATGACCAACGTGGCGCTCGAGGAAAAATTCCGCCGGGAGGGCATCACGCTGCGCCGCGCCCCGGTCGGAGACCGGAACGTCCTGGAGGAAATGCAGCGCACCGGCGCCGTCCTCGGGGGCGAGCCTTCGGGGCACGTGATTTTCCTGGACCTCGCCACCACGGGCGACGGCCTCCTGACCGCCCTTCAGGTGGCCGGCGTTCTCGCCGGGGAGAACGCCTCTCTGGAAGACCTGCTCGCCCCGCTCGAGAAATGCCCGCAGCTTCTCAGAAACCTCCGCGTCTCCTCGAAGCCGCCCCTCGAGAGTCTTCCCCGCGTCTCGGAAGCCACGGCGCGCGCCGAGACCGCACTCGGCGCCTCGGGGCGCGTCCTCGTGCGCTATTCCGGCACGGAGAACAAGGTACGCATCATGGCCGAGGGGCCCGACGCCGCGCTCCTCGAGCGCGTAGCGGAGGACATCGCGCAGGCGTTCCACCGAGAGGGAATAGGGGTAAGGGATTAGCCGTTAGGGATTAGTAAAGAGAAAAAACCCCAACTAATAACTGGCCGCTGGCTACTGGCCCCCGGCTCCTTGAATGGCGCGCCCAAGAGGATTTGAACCTCTGACCTCTGCCTCCGCAGGGCAGCGCTCTATCCGGGCTGAGCTATGGGCGCGCGCGCTCGTTGACGAGGGCTTGCGGAACAATCTTATCCTACCCGATTTTGGCCTTGGTGTCCATTTGGATGAGGGAGTCGAGAAGTTTCATGGGAGTAATTTAAATCCCCATCTCTCTCAGGGCAATATGCAGTGGACGAACCTTACCGCTATCAAGGATCAATTCCCTGGATCAACCCGCATAGCTCTTCCGCCTTTTCCTCGTCAAGCATGGAGAGGCGCGTGCACACTTCGTCAGCCGAATCTTGGTCGTCTATACGCGCGTAAGAGGCACCTAAGAAATAAAGAGCTTCCGGGTCGTTCGAGTAGCTCTCCAGCGATTTCTTGAGAGTCTCAACGGCTTCGTCCCATCGGCCTAGGTGGAAGAAAGCTTGCCCCAAAGGAGAAAGTTTCGACTGTTCAGAGCCTGTTAAAGCTTCCATTTCACGAACAACGTTCTCCCACTGGCCTTTCTCGGCGTAGTGGTCCGCCAAGAACGTGCGCAAGTAGCCTGCATCCGGATTAGCTTCTATGCCGCGCCGGCACACTTTAACGCCGTCCCCCCACTGATCCAGGATGAAGTGAATTCGAGCCAAATCCTCGTAACATTCAACAAACTCAGGGTCAAGAAGAATACACTGCTCAAATTCTTTAATAGCTTCCTCCCAGTTTTTCTCTGAAGCATATTCGGCACCAAGTCTCATGTGCGCCCAAGCACTTTTTGGATCTTCTTTGACTTCTTCCTTTGCGGATTGAGAGTGTTGCGAACGGGAGCGTTCCCAATATTGTTGATAATATTTGATCTGTTCTTGAAGGTCGAAATCCTCTCCTTTTAGATGCGCTTGAAACGCATCCAGGATGATGGCGGACATATCGTCGGGATGAAAGATGCCCATTTCATTAAAGTGCTGCGCCAAGCGGTCTCCGGCCCAAAGCCCCCAGTTGTTGCGCATCCACATGCCAAGGCCAAAGTGATACATAACCGTATCTGCGCCCGCGCGCATATTTTCTTTTTCTTCTTCTGGAAGTATCCAGTCAAGCTCCAAGAAACATTCCTCGAGATTCCTAGGGATGCGCATCGGGATCTCCGCGAACAATTCGCCCGCTGCTTCCTCGTCGAGTTCGCGGGCCGTGCGATAGTTCTCGATCGCCGCGTTGCGGTCACCGAACCTCAGGGCGATGAGGCCGAGGCCCACGTGCGCGTCGGCAAAATCAGGCTCGGACACGAGCGCTTTCTCGAACGATTCCTCCGCC
The DNA window shown above is from Acidobacteriota bacterium and carries:
- the cdaA gene encoding diadenylate cyclase CdaA, whose amino-acid sequence is MFADALRTFTLIDAFDILLVAFILYQVYRFARGTRALPMLWGIVVLALLYVGAEQLGFLATSRILKYLLPILPFAIVVIFQSTIRRALAAVGVNPLRALLQTTPSTKVDEIVLAVMTLAARRLGAFFVIEQGQGLRTYMETGIQLDARLSYDLLVNIFAPDTPLHDGAIVIQEDKVAAASCYLPLTLNPTLSRKFGTRHRAAIGITEETDAIAIVVSEESGTVSLAFSGEISENLDAEKLRNHLRRLLGEEKTS
- the mgtE gene encoding magnesium transporter translates to MAYSEEKKKTLTLDAVRHILGRTPSSPLAGWPKKALRVADVAVLFGRLTDEERLRIFSLVCESDTELAAELLSYLSREVERDLLENIPPEKIAVLVDALSDDDAASLFSILPEERSREIFLLLSLAQARRIKRLLRYPPDSAGRRMISEFVVLPPETLARNAIEHLRGLKEEEEMVYYLYVADENRRLRGVLSMRGLLLADPNARLGDIMSADVIKVGAHDDQEKAAQLVTQYGLMAIPVVDREDTLLGVITGDDIMDVVEEEATEDIMRMAGTSEDVLLTSSTAASLRHRLPWLMATFAGGIVVSFLIGRFESVIEQVAIAAAFIPIIAGMGGSVGMQSATIVVRGLALGHVSAVRLGRVLWRELRVTGVMGVLYGALLGAFTYFFQSPHSLLGAVVGAALCVSVLLAGLLGAAFPLLFHRLGADPAVATGPFVMTVVDFSSIAAYFVLLGAFLISPIA
- a CDS encoding tetratricopeptide repeat protein, which gives rise to MVRIKAFLVFPVIGAAAVISAMATELSSCVDTRLGELSAAVVEVRCFDADGNLSSEGLGLRIGHETLLTVRSLLESAARCEAHAPDDKAYPVEGIVAESLEANVVELHAPGLSERGDLEEFPSFEEFEHSGKVYLVSTRNGLMQITETECTGSFRMSDSRKFLKLLTPGGRELTEGFPAANEHGLAIGLVSSIEADGERGAVVIPAETLAERARLTRILPLSEWIEGADFAWLSVSERTTFAGMLLLDRGEVEKAPSLFKKSLEAEPDSAEAFCGLGRLHLKRKEWISAEESFEKALVSEPDFADAHVGLGLIALRFGDRNAAIENYRTARELDEEAAGELFAEIPMRIPRNLEECFLELDWILPEEEKENMRAGADTVMYHFGLGMWMRNNWGLWAGDRLAQHFNEMGIFHPDDMSAIILDAFQAHLKGEDFDLQEQIKYYQQYWERSRSQHSQSAKEEVKEDPKSAWAHMRLGAEYASEKNWEEAIKEFEQCILLDPEFVECYEDLARIHFILDQWGDGVKVCRRGIEANPDAGYLRTFLADHYAEKGQWENVVREMEALTGSEQSKLSPLGQAFFHLGRWDEAVETLKKSLESYSNDPEALYFLGASYARIDDQDSADEVCTRLSMLDEEKAEELCGLIQGIDP
- the folP gene encoding dihydropteroate synthase, with product MPSVLILDSAGAARDVVALMKAAKVHAGGFEYMVPKFSFFLVKIRNLEHRAANVLKQELLSLGHDAAVSMDVSLFREGRGDVVFGATRRAVEALAEKLQEQPFGLPAVGRQVREALENFSRSAPHLPLADGRKVPLGDRPLVAGVLNVTPDSFSDGGRLPNVEAAVERALEMAEEGADMIDVGGESTRPGASAVPEDEELRRVVPVVEAVRKRSPVLLSVDTRKAAVARAAIEGGADVLNDVSAGRSDGEMLPLAAGAKAPVILMHMQGTPETMQENPSYDDVLFDVAEFFRERIEAAERAGVARERVVLDPGIGFGKTVEHNLVLLNHAQAFRSLGRPLMVGVSRKSFLGKILKLPVEKRLEGGLAAQALAYLKGVRIFRTHDVRAARRVLDALQAVAGAAPTGLVPGEDEGEAQALHVC
- the glmM gene encoding phosphoglucosamine mutase, with amino-acid sequence MSRKESLFGTDGIRGTPRVFPLDSGTLRRLGSSLVEFFRARGGRGRVVLGRDTRESGPWIEARLLEGIVSAGGAAERAGVIPTPGVAYLARAKGFDAGIVISASHNPFEDNGVKIFSSDGFKLSEDAEAEIERALAASGTESKGEDRAPRAAAGDPGPESPAFVEAYASFLASTFSEKTPRALSVVLDCAHGAAGAVAPRVFSDLGFEVHAIANNPDGRNINDSCGALHPEGLARAVVEKKARLGVAFDGDADRAVFAGASGRVFDGDDVLYLAAARRDRAGALPGRTVVGTVMTNVALEEKFRREGITLRRAPVGDRNVLEEMQRTGAVLGGEPSGHVIFLDLATTGDGLLTALQVAGVLAGENASLEDLLAPLEKCPQLLRNLRVSSKPPLESLPRVSEATARAETALGASGRVLVRYSGTENKVRIMAEGPDAALLERVAEDIAQAFHREGIGVRD